One cyanobiont of Ornithocercus magnificus DNA segment encodes these proteins:
- a CDS encoding alanine--tRNA ligase, with protein sequence MVVSTLSNSGASRPLSGAEIRRAFLQFYEERGHQVVPSASLIPKDPTVLLTIAGMLPFKPVFLGQQRRPAPRAVTSQRCIRTNDIENVGRTARHHTFFEMLGNFSFGDYFKEQAIQWAWELSTDVFGLDPKSLVVSIFQEDDEAEYIWRRVVGISPKRIIRMGKKDNFWSSGPTGPCGPCSEIYYDFKSELGEDNIDLEDDGRFIEFYNLVFMQYERDAKGELRPLINRSIDTGMGLERMAQILQGVPNNYETDLIYPLIERAALLARVDYQRLDEKSKTSLKVISDHSRAIIQLISDGVTASNLGRGYVLRRLLRRTVRHGRTLGIGKPFLKEMGEAAINLLKSTDPNVLEHRNLILAELECEEKRFLETLERGEKLLAEILALQPKYISGSQVFELYDTYGFPPELTQEIAEEQGLTIDLEGFRQAMEEQRRRAKAATTSLDLTLQGAVDRIIANASATSFHGYETLNHSSGVQALLVNGKTAAYATAGDTVQVVLDSTAFYGGGGGQVSDRGVLILDQPTRDKLIVRIEAVDKVNDVFVHSGRVECGTLAIGEVVHGRVDRIHRHRAQVHHTATHLLQAALRLVVDQSVRQAGSLVDFERLRFDFHSAHVTTLAELERIEDLVNSWIAEARALKTREMELESAKAVGAIAMFGEKYADVVRVVDVPGISLELCGGTHVANTAELGLFKIIAESSVAAGVRRIEAVAGSAVLAQLNKYDAVVRQLSNCFKVQPTKIVDRVVALQKELKLTGKTLVAVRSDLAVAKSATLIKQAKNIGGSQLLVSRLDGIDSISLQGAAQNLAAQLGDGSAVVLGGLPDTVTKNSKVILVVVFGKDVVRAGLKAGKFIAEIARRCGGGGGGRDEFAQAGGNDATALDAALREAEDQLTKNLSLS encoded by the coding sequence ATGGTCGTCTCCACCCTGTCAAATTCTGGAGCGTCCAGGCCCCTTAGCGGTGCTGAGATCCGCAGAGCTTTCTTACAATTCTATGAGGAAAGAGGACACCAGGTGGTGCCCAGCGCTTCCCTGATCCCCAAGGATCCAACGGTTTTGCTCACTATCGCTGGCATGTTGCCATTCAAGCCAGTCTTTCTGGGTCAGCAGAGGCGACCAGCACCGCGCGCTGTTACTAGCCAACGGTGCATCCGTACCAACGACATCGAAAATGTAGGACGTACCGCGAGACACCATACATTTTTCGAAATGCTGGGCAACTTCTCCTTTGGTGATTACTTTAAGGAGCAAGCAATCCAGTGGGCATGGGAGCTGAGTACGGACGTGTTCGGCTTAGACCCGAAAAGTCTCGTAGTCAGTATCTTTCAAGAGGATGACGAGGCGGAATATATCTGGCGCCGAGTAGTAGGGATAAGTCCGAAGCGAATCATACGTATGGGTAAGAAGGACAACTTTTGGTCGTCTGGTCCCACTGGTCCTTGTGGTCCCTGCTCGGAAATATATTATGACTTCAAGTCAGAGTTAGGTGAAGATAACATTGATCTAGAGGATGACGGTCGTTTTATTGAATTCTACAATCTCGTTTTCATGCAGTACGAGCGTGATGCAAAAGGTGAGCTTAGACCTCTAATAAACCGCAGCATCGACACTGGCATGGGCCTAGAGCGAATGGCCCAGATCCTGCAGGGTGTACCTAACAACTACGAAACCGACCTAATATATCCACTGATTGAGAGGGCTGCACTCCTAGCCAGAGTTGACTACCAAAGGCTTGACGAAAAAAGTAAAACATCCCTGAAAGTGATAAGTGACCACAGCCGCGCCATAATCCAGCTGATTAGCGACGGTGTTACTGCAAGCAACTTAGGTCGTGGGTATGTGCTTCGCCGCCTATTAAGACGTACTGTGCGTCACGGACGCACACTAGGAATTGGCAAACCCTTTCTCAAAGAAATGGGAGAAGCAGCAATTAACCTGCTAAAAAGTACAGATCCCAATGTGTTAGAGCACCGTAATCTGATACTTGCTGAGTTGGAATGTGAGGAGAAGCGTTTCTTGGAGACCCTTGAGCGAGGCGAAAAGCTACTAGCCGAGATTTTGGCACTACAGCCAAAGTATATCTCAGGCTCCCAAGTATTCGAACTTTACGACACCTATGGCTTCCCACCCGAGCTTACTCAGGAGATTGCTGAAGAGCAGGGTCTGACAATAGATCTAGAGGGTTTTCGGCAAGCCATGGAGGAACAGCGCAGGCGTGCTAAAGCTGCAACCACAAGTCTTGACCTTACACTTCAAGGTGCGGTTGATCGAATTATAGCAAACGCTTCAGCTACAAGCTTCCACGGCTATGAGACTCTTAACCATAGCAGTGGTGTTCAAGCTTTATTAGTTAATGGTAAAACAGCAGCATATGCAACTGCTGGAGATACAGTACAAGTAGTACTTGATTCAACTGCTTTCTATGGTGGCGGTGGTGGACAGGTTAGTGATCGCGGTGTTCTTATACTTGATCAACCTACTAGAGATAAGCTGATTGTGCGGATTGAAGCTGTAGACAAGGTTAATGACGTGTTTGTGCACAGCGGCCGCGTTGAATGCGGTACCCTGGCTATCGGTGAAGTTGTGCATGGGCGTGTGGATCGCATACATCGTCACCGCGCTCAAGTACACCATACAGCTACGCACTTGTTGCAAGCAGCGCTAAGACTAGTTGTAGACCAGAGTGTTAGGCAAGCTGGATCCCTAGTTGATTTCGAGCGACTGCGTTTCGACTTTCACTCCGCTCATGTCACTACGCTAGCAGAACTAGAACGCATAGAAGATCTAGTCAATAGTTGGATTGCAGAGGCACGAGCTCTTAAAACTCGGGAGATGGAATTAGAGTCGGCCAAAGCCGTTGGTGCCATTGCAATGTTTGGGGAGAAATATGCCGATGTTGTGCGCGTTGTCGATGTACCGGGGATATCGCTAGAGCTATGTGGCGGGACCCACGTAGCAAACACTGCCGAACTCGGTTTATTCAAAATTATCGCCGAGAGCAGCGTAGCAGCTGGTGTACGACGAATCGAGGCTGTCGCAGGTTCAGCTGTACTTGCGCAGCTGAACAAGTATGATGCAGTGGTTCGCCAGCTGAGCAACTGCTTCAAAGTTCAGCCTACTAAGATTGTAGATAGGGTTGTAGCATTACAGAAGGAGCTGAAGTTAACTGGCAAAACTCTGGTAGCAGTCCGATCAGATCTAGCAGTTGCCAAGTCTGCAACACTGATAAAGCAGGCTAAAAACATAGGAGGTTCTCAACTATTAGTGTCCCGCCTTGATGGTATAGACAGCATTAGTTTACAGGGTGCGGCACAAAACCTGGCAGCGCAGCTAGGGGACGGATCTGCTGTTGTGCTAGGTGGATTGCCTGATACTGTTACCAAGAACAGTAAAGTGATCCTTGTAGTTGTTTTTGGCAAAGATGTGGTTAGGGCTGGTCTAAAAGCTGGCAAGTTTATTGCTGAGATTGCTCGTAGGTGCGGCGGCGGCGGCGGCGGTAGAGATGAATTTGCACAAGCAGGTGGCAATGACGCGACTGCACTTGATGCTGCTCTTAGAGAAGCAGAAGACCAATTGACCAAGAACCTTTCCTTAAGTTAA
- a CDS encoding arginine decarboxylase, whose translation MAKWTVADSSRLYGLDLWGKPYFAANAHGHVIVQPRGDRGGSLDLVDLVERLRQRGLTPPLLIRFDDILEDRLEQLHAAFEHAIVQYGYDGLYKGVFPIKCNQRRHVVEQLVESGRRWHFGLEAGSKAELLIALSILEDPQALLICNGYKDQRYIETTILARQLGRQPVLVIEQVDEVPHIIEASRRLGAAPLLGVRARLAARSTGRWSSSVGERAKFGLSMPNLLNTVDSLQEAGLLKDLQLLHFHIGSQISDIAVLKRALQEAGQLYVQLAALGAPMGYLDVGGGLGIDYDGTRSTSAASANYSLQNYANDVVATVRECCEPHNLKVPTLVTESGRATVSHFSVLIFNVLGCSGVPDQQPKLVPLGNEPLIIRNLRETLADINASNLQEAWNDAVKFKEDALLAFRLGYLNLRNRALAEELYWACCTTIAKQLSTTEYIPEDLQSLQASLAGMYYANLSVFRSVPDTWAIDQLFPIMPIHRLSECPDQLGSFADLTCDSDGKLCRFIAHSGTKSLLELHRFRDGEPYWIGLFLSGAYQEVMGSLHNLFGNTNAVTIRLGSGGSYQIEHIVCGETNANVIETMEHDPEVLLERLHRSSKQAIKSGHLSILDAQRLMDHIKDSLRQTTYLQD comes from the coding sequence GTGGCTAAATGGACGGTTGCTGATAGTAGCAGGCTCTATGGCCTTGATCTGTGGGGAAAGCCCTACTTCGCGGCGAATGCTCATGGGCACGTAATAGTCCAGCCACGTGGTGATCGTGGTGGATCTTTGGACCTTGTAGACCTTGTGGAAAGATTAAGGCAGAGAGGTTTAACCCCACCACTCTTAATACGGTTTGACGACATCCTTGAAGACCGTTTAGAGCAGCTACACGCTGCTTTTGAGCATGCCATTGTTCAGTATGGCTATGATGGACTTTACAAAGGTGTATTCCCCATAAAATGTAACCAGCGTCGCCACGTTGTTGAACAACTGGTAGAAAGTGGTCGACGTTGGCATTTTGGCCTTGAGGCTGGAAGTAAGGCAGAGTTGCTCATAGCACTTTCCATCCTAGAAGATCCACAGGCCTTGCTAATCTGCAATGGGTATAAAGACCAGCGCTATATTGAGACAACTATCTTGGCGCGACAGCTAGGCCGACAGCCAGTATTAGTAATAGAACAAGTTGATGAGGTACCACACATAATTGAGGCGAGCCGTAGGTTAGGGGCAGCTCCATTGCTTGGTGTGCGTGCAAGACTTGCCGCGCGTAGTACAGGTCGTTGGAGCAGTTCTGTAGGGGAGCGAGCGAAGTTTGGCCTGTCCATGCCTAACCTTTTAAACACGGTTGATTCCCTGCAAGAAGCTGGCTTGCTCAAAGACCTACAGCTACTTCACTTTCATATTGGCAGCCAGATTAGCGATATAGCTGTACTTAAGCGTGCCCTCCAGGAGGCTGGACAACTCTACGTACAGCTGGCTGCTCTCGGAGCTCCTATGGGGTACCTGGATGTAGGTGGTGGACTTGGCATAGATTATGATGGTACTCGTAGTACCTCAGCTGCCTCAGCCAACTACTCACTACAGAATTATGCCAATGATGTGGTTGCAACAGTGCGGGAGTGCTGTGAGCCACATAATCTCAAAGTACCTACATTAGTAACTGAAAGTGGTCGGGCGACTGTTAGCCATTTCTCTGTGCTTATATTTAATGTACTTGGGTGTAGTGGAGTCCCAGATCAACAGCCTAAGCTAGTACCGCTTGGAAATGAGCCTCTAATAATACGCAACTTGCGTGAGACTCTTGCCGACATTAATGCTTCTAACTTGCAAGAAGCCTGGAATGATGCAGTTAAGTTTAAAGAGGATGCTCTCTTGGCTTTTCGACTCGGCTATCTGAATCTTAGAAATCGAGCATTAGCGGAGGAGCTTTATTGGGCCTGTTGCACAACAATTGCTAAGCAACTATCCACGACTGAATATATTCCAGAAGATTTACAGAGTTTGCAAGCATCTTTGGCCGGAATGTACTATGCTAATCTTTCTGTATTTCGCTCAGTCCCTGATACTTGGGCCATTGATCAGCTGTTTCCGATAATGCCAATCCACCGTCTTAGTGAATGTCCTGATCAGCTAGGTAGCTTCGCAGACCTAACATGTGATTCTGATGGCAAACTTTGCCGGTTTATTGCTCACAGCGGCACAAAGTCTCTTTTAGAACTACACCGTTTTCGCGATGGCGAGCCCTACTGGATTGGCTTGTTCTTGAGTGGTGCTTACCAGGAAGTAATGGGCAGTCTCCACAACCTATTCGGAAATACCAACGCAGTGACAATTCGCCTTGGCTCTGGTGGAAGCTATCAGATAGAACATATAGTATGTGGTGAGACTAATGCAAATGTAATAGAGACTATGGAGCATGATCCAGAGGTATTACTGGAGAGACTACATCGTTCTAGCAAGCAAGCAATTAAGAGTGGGCATCTGAGTATCTTGGACGCCCAACGTCTAATGGACCACATTAAAGATAGCTTGAGACAGACAACCTACCTGCAGGATTAG
- a CDS encoding nucleoside-diphosphate kinase yields MATERTFIAIKPDGVQRGLVGRILSRFEDKGFKLVGLKQLTPSHELAEEHYSVHRERAFFTTLVDFITSGPVVAMVWEGESVISSARKLIGVTQPLEAEPGTIRGDLAVSISRNVIHGSDSFETAQHEIALWFQPAELSEWVQSDQFWLAENLKTAHND; encoded by the coding sequence ATGGCTACTGAACGCACCTTTATCGCGATTAAGCCTGATGGCGTCCAGCGAGGATTAGTGGGCAGGATCTTAAGTCGTTTCGAGGACAAGGGTTTCAAGCTGGTCGGGTTAAAACAGCTCACGCCTAGTCATGAGCTTGCCGAGGAGCATTACAGTGTGCATCGTGAGCGCGCTTTCTTTACAACACTGGTAGATTTTATCACCAGTGGTCCTGTAGTGGCCATGGTTTGGGAAGGAGAAAGTGTAATATCTAGTGCCCGCAAGCTCATTGGTGTTACTCAACCACTTGAAGCTGAACCCGGCACAATTCGCGGAGACTTAGCAGTCAGCATTAGTCGTAACGTAATTCATGGCTCAGATTCTTTCGAAACTGCCCAACATGAGATAGCCCTTTGGTTCCAGCCTGCCGAGTTGAGTGAATGGGTACAATCTGACCAGTTCTGGCTTGCCGAAAATTTAAAGACTGCACATAATGACTGA
- a CDS encoding glycine oxidase ThiO codes for MTTDVHVLGGGLIGMAVAHRLARRGCMVQVLSRQRREAAGFVAAGMLAPHAEGLSGALLELGQRSLRRIPSWVGEVEADSGLQCGFRTSGIVALFRSAVEQEAYPTAHFGRALDRTGLEKELPGIGEAWTTGLIFPQDGQIDSRRCLMQALETACIRLGVQFQESAEIVRLVSSKSGLDAIELRDINGQERTLTARCAVLCCGAWTNCLMPELPIFPVKGQMLSLQAPRGAVRRVIFGPEGTYLVPRDDGLVVVGATSERQAGFEAELTSDGQKHLKERMLNLLPEADKWPLIEQWWGFRPGTPDEGPLIGKSATEGLWLATGHYRNGVLLAAVTADLLSADLLGDVQNPEESALLRAFRWDRFQ; via the coding sequence GTGACAACTGATGTGCACGTGCTGGGTGGTGGCCTAATAGGAATGGCAGTTGCTCACCGATTAGCTCGCAGGGGGTGCATGGTTCAAGTGCTCAGCCGTCAGCGTAGAGAGGCAGCAGGTTTTGTAGCTGCTGGTATGCTAGCACCTCATGCCGAGGGCCTCAGCGGCGCCCTACTAGAACTGGGTCAGCGGAGTCTGCGGCGAATTCCATCCTGGGTTGGGGAAGTTGAGGCAGACAGTGGTCTCCAATGCGGTTTTCGTACCTCGGGTATTGTGGCACTGTTTCGCTCGGCAGTAGAGCAAGAAGCATACCCAACAGCTCATTTCGGTAGAGCCCTAGATCGAACTGGTCTTGAAAAGGAACTACCTGGCATAGGTGAGGCTTGGACTACTGGTTTGATATTCCCGCAGGATGGACAAATAGATAGCCGACGCTGCCTGATGCAAGCTCTAGAGACTGCTTGCATCAGGCTTGGCGTACAGTTTCAGGAGAGTGCCGAGATTGTACGGTTAGTAAGCAGCAAGAGTGGTCTGGATGCTATTGAGCTGCGCGATATCAACGGGCAAGAGCGAACTTTGACAGCCAGATGCGCTGTGCTGTGTTGCGGGGCATGGACCAACTGTTTGATGCCAGAACTACCAATTTTTCCGGTCAAGGGGCAAATGCTCTCTCTCCAAGCACCGCGCGGTGCAGTGCGCCGCGTGATCTTTGGACCAGAAGGCACCTATTTAGTCCCCCGTGATGACGGACTTGTAGTAGTGGGAGCTACGAGTGAACGTCAGGCAGGCTTCGAAGCAGAACTGACCTCTGATGGTCAGAAGCACCTGAAGGAGCGAATGCTCAACCTTTTGCCAGAAGCAGACAAATGGCCGCTGATAGAACAGTGGTGGGGATTTCGTCCTGGCACCCCTGATGAGGGACCTCTTATAGGAAAAAGCGCGACGGAAGGTCTTTGGCTAGCAACTGGGCACTACCGAAATGGTGTTTTATTGGCTGCTGTCACAGCAGATCTGCTAAGCGCAGATCTGCTGGGCGATGTGCAAAACCCTGAAGAGTCTGCTCTTCTAAGAGCATTCCGCTGGGATCGCTTCCAGTAA
- a CDS encoding Asp-tRNA(Asn)/Glu-tRNA(Gln) amidotransferase subunit GatB: MAGATAIADRWEAVIGLETHIQLGTASKIFTAASTAFGDDPNTHIDPVVCGLPGTLPVLNRKVLEYAVKASMALNLTVAEHSKFDRKQYFYPDLPKNYQISQYDEPIAKDGWIDVEVAEKGKKTYLKRVGIERLHIEEDAGKLVHVGSSRLTGSAYSLVDYNRAGIALAEIVSKPDLRTGREAAEYAAELRRIMRYMGVCDGNMQEGSLRCDVNISVRQGPETPLGIKVEIKNMNSFSAIQKACEYEIKRQVKTIKAGQAIIQETRLWDESEQSTKSMRRKESVSDYRYFPDPDLGPIKVSVQQQEAWRRELPELPAARRQRYSNELGLSQYDARVLTDERPMADYFEASVAAGADSKLAANWISSDIAAHINANHLSYSELAFRPEQLAEMIQLIKNGKISGKIAKEILPSLLQRGGSAAKIIEERGLEMISDPAVITAIVEELLRTYPNEVRAFQSGKTRLQAFFIGQLMKKTGGKADPKLASQILNQKLK, encoded by the coding sequence ATGGCAGGTGCAACGGCAATAGCGGATAGGTGGGAAGCCGTGATAGGTCTCGAAACCCATATACAGCTTGGGACTGCCAGCAAGATCTTTACCGCTGCTTCCACTGCTTTTGGCGATGATCCCAACACCCACATCGATCCTGTGGTGTGTGGCTTGCCTGGCACTTTGCCAGTGCTCAACCGCAAGGTACTCGAGTATGCAGTCAAGGCTTCCATGGCACTCAATCTAACTGTTGCCGAGCACAGCAAGTTTGACCGAAAACAATACTTTTACCCGGATCTACCGAAGAACTATCAAATCTCACAGTATGATGAGCCTATTGCCAAAGATGGTTGGATTGATGTCGAGGTAGCTGAAAAAGGGAAAAAAACCTACTTGAAGAGAGTTGGCATTGAGCGGCTGCATATAGAAGAGGATGCTGGCAAGCTTGTACACGTTGGTAGCAGTCGCCTCACTGGCTCAGCCTATTCACTAGTAGACTATAATCGCGCTGGTATTGCACTTGCAGAGATTGTCAGCAAGCCAGATCTGCGAACTGGTCGAGAAGCTGCTGAGTACGCTGCTGAGCTTCGCCGGATTATGCGCTACATGGGAGTCTGTGATGGCAATATGCAGGAAGGCTCACTGCGCTGTGATGTTAATATTTCAGTCCGCCAGGGTCCAGAAACGCCGCTTGGCATAAAGGTAGAGATCAAGAATATGAATTCTTTCTCAGCTATACAGAAAGCTTGTGAGTATGAGATCAAGCGTCAAGTCAAGACAATCAAGGCTGGCCAGGCAATCATTCAAGAAACACGGCTCTGGGATGAGAGTGAGCAGTCAACTAAAAGCATGCGACGCAAAGAGAGTGTTAGTGACTATCGCTACTTCCCTGATCCTGATTTGGGGCCTATCAAAGTAAGCGTGCAGCAGCAAGAAGCATGGCGGCGTGAGCTGCCAGAGCTGCCAGCAGCTAGGCGACAACGCTACTCCAACGAGTTAGGGCTGTCTCAGTACGATGCCCGAGTTCTCACTGATGAGCGGCCAATGGCAGATTACTTTGAAGCATCGGTAGCAGCCGGTGCTGATAGTAAGCTAGCAGCCAACTGGATTAGCAGTGACATTGCTGCCCATATTAATGCTAACCACCTTAGTTACAGTGAGCTAGCATTTCGTCCGGAGCAGCTAGCAGAAATGATTCAACTAATCAAGAACGGTAAAATCAGCGGTAAGATTGCCAAAGAGATACTACCAAGTTTATTGCAGAGGGGTGGATCGGCAGCAAAAATTATTGAAGAACGCGGCTTAGAAATGATTAGTGATCCAGCTGTGATCACAGCAATTGTTGAAGAGTTACTAAGAACTTACCCTAACGAAGTGCGGGCATTTCAGAGCGGTAAAACTAGGCTTCAAGCTTTCTTTATTGGGCAACTGATGAAAAAGACTGGTGGCAAGGCTGATCCAAAATTGGCCAGCCAGATCCTCAACCAAAAGCTAAAATAG
- a CDS encoding dephospho-CoA kinase, translating to MAYEISSQNCMSRWQGSQRRIGLTGGIGSGKSSVGAYLAQKGLLVLDADEFSRSALTSNALLTSEVVAHFGTAIQNPDASINRRVLGKLIFQDLSARRWLEQRIHPIVLEQFENNLGRLLPKATVVLMIPLLFEAGMEGLCSEIWLVSCKFEQQLERLIQRDKLTYGEARARIASQWPIVSKHCLADAVISNIDTPGCWQKQVDRLLSLKLAN from the coding sequence ATGGCTTATGAAATCTCCAGTCAGAATTGCATGTCGCGCTGGCAGGGCAGCCAGCGGCGTATAGGCCTAACTGGCGGAATAGGTAGCGGCAAAAGCAGTGTAGGTGCTTACCTTGCACAAAAGGGACTGCTAGTCCTCGATGCTGACGAATTCTCACGTAGTGCTCTTACCTCTAACGCTTTGCTGACATCAGAAGTGGTTGCACATTTTGGCACAGCAATTCAAAATCCTGATGCCTCCATCAACCGTCGCGTCCTCGGCAAGTTAATCTTCCAGGATCTGAGTGCCCGTCGCTGGTTAGAACAACGTATACATCCTATAGTACTAGAACAGTTCGAAAATAATCTTGGACGACTACTACCCAAAGCAACAGTAGTGCTAATGATTCCACTTTTATTTGAAGCAGGTATGGAAGGACTTTGCAGTGAAATCTGGTTAGTATCTTGCAAGTTTGAACAGCAGCTTGAGCGGCTCATACAGCGCGATAAATTAACGTATGGGGAGGCCCGAGCTCGTATAGCTTCACAATGGCCAATTGTTAGCAAGCATTGTCTTGCAGATGCTGTTATTAGCAATATTGATACCCCTGGGTGCTGGCAAAAGCAGGTAGATCGTTTACTAAGCCTAAAGTTGGCTAATTAA
- a CDS encoding bifunctional glutamate N-acetyltransferase/amino-acid acetyltransferase ArgJ — MPAASSVTWSTISGGLTAPRGFLAAGVTAGLKDSGRPDLALLLAPEEAVCAGLFTCSVVRASCIELCTSRLQSTSGHARAVLVNSGQANACTGSRGLVDSELATSALASRLGLATDAVLICSTGLIGVPIPMQRLLASLDSLVEQLDPEGGVYASEAILTTDLVQKQAAFEAQIGGRNVRIGGMAKGSGMIHPEMATMLAFINCDVAVPVKIWQKMLARAVSQSFNAITVDGDTSTNDSVLAFAAGDQLPEHYFADLEYGLTLVTQQLARAIARDGEGATCLIEVQVEGTNCDVDARHIARTICGSSLVKAAIHGRDPNWGRIVAAAGRSGVAFNPNSVDLWIESHQLMRSGSPLLFDRRAASHDLHDRSIGGLYANEPVIIRLSIGNGPGVGRAWGCDLSEQYVHINAGYTT, encoded by the coding sequence ATGCCCGCAGCTTCTTCAGTGACTTGGTCTACAATTTCTGGTGGTCTTACAGCACCACGTGGTTTTCTAGCTGCTGGTGTAACTGCAGGTCTAAAAGATTCAGGGCGGCCAGATCTAGCCTTATTGCTAGCTCCTGAGGAAGCTGTTTGTGCCGGTCTGTTTACTTGTTCTGTAGTCCGAGCATCCTGCATTGAACTCTGCACATCACGCCTACAAAGCACCTCCGGTCACGCCCGGGCTGTGTTAGTCAACTCTGGCCAAGCAAATGCCTGCACGGGCAGTCGCGGACTCGTCGATAGTGAGCTGGCTACCTCTGCTCTTGCATCTCGACTCGGACTAGCGACAGATGCAGTATTGATCTGCTCCACTGGCCTGATTGGTGTTCCAATCCCGATGCAGCGGCTTCTCGCCAGCTTAGACTCGCTGGTAGAACAGCTAGATCCTGAAGGTGGAGTATATGCATCCGAAGCAATCCTGACGACAGACTTGGTCCAAAAGCAAGCAGCTTTCGAAGCTCAGATCGGCGGCAGAAATGTCCGAATTGGTGGTATGGCTAAAGGATCAGGTATGATTCACCCCGAAATGGCTACTATGCTGGCCTTTATTAATTGTGATGTAGCAGTCCCAGTTAAGATATGGCAAAAGATGTTAGCTAGAGCAGTTAGTCAGTCATTCAACGCCATAACAGTTGATGGCGATACTAGTACTAATGACTCGGTTCTTGCATTTGCGGCTGGCGATCAGTTACCTGAGCACTACTTTGCTGATCTCGAATATGGCTTGACCCTTGTCACCCAGCAACTTGCTCGGGCAATTGCCCGAGATGGTGAGGGCGCAACCTGCCTAATTGAGGTTCAAGTTGAAGGTACGAACTGCGATGTAGATGCTCGCCACATTGCCCGCACAATCTGTGGTTCTTCACTTGTTAAGGCTGCCATCCATGGTCGAGACCCCAATTGGGGACGGATTGTGGCAGCAGCTGGCCGCTCTGGGGTCGCCTTTAACCCTAATTCCGTTGACCTCTGGATTGAATCCCACCAGCTAATGCGGAGTGGCTCGCCGCTGCTCTTTGATCGCAGGGCAGCCAGCCACGATTTGCATGACAGGTCAATTGGGGGCTTATATGCCAATGAACCAGTAATAATTCGTTTGTCCATTGGCAATGGCCCTGGAGTAGGCCGGGCATGGGGCTGTGATCTTTCTGAGCAATACGTCCATATTAATGCCGGCTACACTACCTAA